The following are from one region of the Luteolibacter yonseiensis genome:
- the lpxB gene encoding lipid-A-disaccharide synthase: MAERVYVVAGELSGDAHGAGLLRSLREMVPGVEIHGAGGPEMAEVAGGGLRDWVEDAAVMGVWEVLKRYGWFKERFAEMLADLKKFQPNVLLLIDYPGFNLRFAEAVRRECPATRIVYYISPKVWAWNKRRIPVMARLLDEVLCLFPFEPPIFEKAGLKASFVGNPLVDELEEKRLPGVARDGRLVGLFPGSREREIARLFPMMIESAKRLKSWNPALEFEVPAATAKLAEQIRGQMAEAGAADLIRVTSGGSHSLMQRACCAVIASGTATLEAGYYGLPYVLVYRTAPLTYVLARLLVKIEFIGLVNILAGKGVIEELIQGKAEPVAVSRSLQAFLESPERRTTLQARLAETSAALGGRGAHERAARAVADWLRRA; encoded by the coding sequence GCGTGGAGATCCACGGTGCCGGCGGGCCGGAAATGGCGGAGGTCGCGGGCGGCGGATTGCGGGACTGGGTGGAGGACGCGGCGGTGATGGGCGTCTGGGAGGTGTTGAAACGCTACGGCTGGTTCAAGGAACGCTTCGCGGAGATGCTGGCGGATTTGAAAAAATTCCAACCCAACGTGCTGCTGCTCATCGACTACCCGGGATTCAACCTGCGTTTCGCGGAGGCGGTGAGGCGCGAGTGCCCGGCCACGCGGATCGTCTACTACATCAGCCCGAAGGTGTGGGCGTGGAACAAACGCCGCATCCCGGTGATGGCGCGGCTGCTGGACGAGGTGCTGTGCCTTTTCCCTTTCGAACCGCCGATCTTTGAAAAAGCCGGACTGAAAGCGTCCTTCGTCGGAAATCCGCTGGTGGACGAGCTGGAGGAAAAACGCCTGCCGGGCGTGGCGCGGGACGGGCGGCTGGTGGGACTTTTCCCGGGCAGCCGGGAGCGGGAGATCGCGCGGTTGTTCCCGATGATGATCGAGTCCGCGAAACGGCTGAAATCGTGGAATCCCGCGCTGGAATTCGAAGTGCCCGCGGCGACCGCGAAGCTGGCGGAGCAGATCCGCGGCCAGATGGCGGAGGCCGGGGCGGCGGACCTGATCCGCGTGACCTCGGGGGGGAGCCACTCGCTGATGCAGCGGGCGTGCTGCGCGGTCATCGCCAGCGGGACGGCCACGCTGGAGGCCGGTTACTACGGGCTGCCGTATGTGCTGGTCTACCGGACCGCGCCGCTGACGTATGTCCTGGCAAGGCTGCTGGTGAAGATCGAGTTCATCGGACTGGTGAACATCCTGGCCGGGAAGGGCGTCATCGAGGAGCTCATCCAGGGAAAGGCCGAGCCCGTGGCGGTCTCGCGGTCGTTGCAGGCGTTCCTGGAATCCCCGGAGCGGCGGACCACCCTCCAGGCCCGCCTCGCGGAGACCTCCGCCGCGCTGGGTGGCAGGGGCGCGCACGAACGCGCGGCCCGCGCGGTGGCGGACTGGCTGCGGCGGGCGTGA